A genomic segment from Rhodospirillum centenum SW encodes:
- a CDS encoding response regulator, protein MATILVVEDVPSVMLSLRIVLEGCGHTVVGAANAEEGLGRLRQGGIDLVVTDIWMPGQPGTAVISEGRRLAPGTRFLAITGGAPNGSFTAEDLRREGTDFGADQVLYKPFQRAELIQAVSHLLPA, encoded by the coding sequence ATGGCCACGATTCTCGTCGTTGAAGATGTTCCCTCCGTCATGCTCTCCTTGCGCATCGTTCTCGAAGGCTGCGGGCATACCGTCGTCGGTGCGGCGAATGCCGAAGAAGGGCTGGGCCGGCTGCGGCAGGGGGGGATCGATCTGGTGGTCACCGACATCTGGATGCCCGGCCAGCCCGGCACCGCCGTCATCAGCGAGGGCCGCCGGCTGGCGCCGGGCACGCGCTTCCTTGCCATCACCGGCGGGGCGCCGAACGGCAGTTTCACGGCGGAGGATCTGCGCCGCGAGGGGACGGACTTCGGCGCCGATCAGGTTCTCTACAAGCCTTTCCAGCGGGCCGAGCTGATCCAGGCCGTCAGCCACCTGCTGCCGGCCTGA
- a CDS encoding ATP-binding protein produces MAFFDFLPDPGRGPDDLAGELRWVGTRFGVRGLEESGLRVLADAVVAEDRAAFLDIFLPGGESSRAGEFRIAHGDGRIGFVHFDICCGGQGEGRPSHVFGTLHDVTDLRHFEALLNDAMREREMLLAVIDACPISIAVADARRPDTPLIYVNRIFQTLTGYDRAEVMGRNCRFLHGPGTDDAAVGVLHEAIRTGSRADVRLLNYRKDGSTFLNHLVLAPIHDETGTLSAYIGLQSDVTDEARREEIDRQRQRVEALGRMMGGVAHEINNLLQPVTLLTEELMRRQRSTADTACLHTILDCALSARRIIGDLLAFSRPGGRETEVVDAAALLRDALVLVRKAVGPGILIRFDDGGGTADIHADRTAFIQVLLNLANNAAAAMGGEGTIDVTLSVGPAPRGAGGQVRIAVADTGCGMDGALLERAFEPFFTTKPVGQGTGLGLSVAFGLVKEMGGEIILESTPDRGTTAIVLLPAVQGKLEDGHDSRR; encoded by the coding sequence ATGGCCTTCTTCGATTTTCTGCCCGATCCGGGGCGGGGGCCGGATGATCTTGCCGGCGAGCTGCGCTGGGTCGGCACCCGGTTCGGTGTCCGCGGGCTGGAGGAGTCCGGTCTCCGGGTGCTTGCCGATGCCGTGGTGGCGGAGGACAGGGCCGCCTTTCTGGACATCTTTCTGCCGGGGGGCGAGTCCTCCCGGGCCGGCGAGTTCCGCATCGCCCATGGCGACGGCCGGATCGGTTTCGTCCATTTCGACATCTGTTGCGGCGGTCAGGGGGAAGGCCGGCCGTCGCACGTCTTCGGCACCCTGCACGACGTCACAGACCTGCGCCACTTCGAGGCGCTGCTGAACGATGCCATGCGGGAGCGGGAGATGCTGCTGGCCGTCATCGATGCCTGTCCCATCAGCATCGCCGTGGCAGACGCCCGACGGCCGGACACGCCGCTGATCTACGTCAACCGCATCTTCCAGACCCTGACCGGCTATGACCGGGCCGAGGTGATGGGGCGCAACTGCCGCTTCCTGCACGGTCCGGGCACGGATGACGCCGCGGTCGGGGTCCTGCACGAGGCGATCCGGACGGGAAGCCGCGCCGATGTCCGCCTGCTGAACTACCGCAAGGACGGCTCGACCTTCCTCAACCACCTGGTCCTGGCGCCCATCCACGACGAGACGGGAACCCTGTCGGCCTATATCGGGCTGCAGTCGGACGTGACCGACGAAGCCCGCCGCGAGGAGATCGACCGCCAGCGTCAGCGCGTCGAGGCGCTGGGGCGGATGATGGGCGGCGTGGCGCATGAGATCAACAACCTGCTGCAGCCGGTCACGCTGCTGACCGAAGAGCTGATGCGCCGTCAGCGGAGCACTGCCGACACGGCCTGCCTGCACACCATCCTGGACTGTGCGCTGTCGGCGCGGCGGATCATCGGGGACCTGCTGGCCTTCTCCCGCCCCGGCGGCCGCGAGACGGAGGTGGTGGACGCCGCCGCCCTGCTGCGCGATGCCCTGGTGCTGGTGCGCAAGGCCGTCGGCCCCGGCATCCTGATCCGCTTCGACGATGGCGGAGGCACCGCCGACATCCATGCCGACCGCACCGCCTTCATTCAGGTCCTGCTGAACCTCGCCAACAACGCGGCGGCAGCCATGGGCGGCGAGGGGACGATCGACGTCACGCTCTCCGTCGGGCCGGCCCCCAGGGGTGCCGGCGGACAGGTCCGCATCGCGGTGGCCGACACCGGCTGCGGCATGGACGGCGCGCTGCTGGAGCGCGCCTTCGAGCCCTTCTTCACCACCAAGCCCGTGGGGCAGGGGACCGGGCTCGGCCTGTCCGTCGCCTTCGGTCTGGTCAAGGAGATGGGGGGAGAGATCATTCTGGAGAGCACGCCCGACCGCGGCACGACCGCCATCGTGCTGCTGCCCGCCGTGCAAGGAAAACTCGAAGATGGCCACGATTCTCGTCGTTGA
- a CDS encoding response regulator, with protein MSLIFVIDDSPTMVMSLSRILAKYGYSVETATNGQDGLKRLKGGMKPNLILTDINMPEMDGITFIKEARKHAPTRFTPIVVLTTESVATKQSEARSAGASGWLTKPTQPDDLIATIRQLLPA; from the coding sequence ATGTCGCTGATCTTCGTCATCGATGACTCGCCCACCATGGTGATGAGCCTCTCCCGCATCCTGGCCAAGTACGGCTACTCCGTCGAAACCGCGACCAACGGGCAGGACGGGCTGAAGCGGCTGAAGGGGGGCATGAAGCCCAACCTGATCCTGACCGACATCAACATGCCGGAGATGGACGGCATCACCTTCATCAAGGAGGCGCGCAAGCACGCGCCCACCCGGTTCACGCCCATTGTCGTGCTGACCACGGAATCGGTGGCGACCAAGCAGAGCGAGGCCCGCTCCGCCGGTGCCTCGGGCTGGCTGACCAAGCCGACCCAGCCCGACGACCTGATCGCCACGATCCGGCAACTCCTGCCCGCGTGA
- a CDS encoding methyl-accepting chemotaxis protein: MTPMERHGTAGRRFASAGPVLSVLVAAAAVASLAVVLAAGHPSVVRALGIVSALLCVAALVPALRARRPDGAVPAPSARIQPPSSSAPSLPDLSLPGRPLVPVLGPTGGPVPAARFEPGPAGGTSNDLQTAMGLFGSVIMEQVETSVTAVVKENLQMREMAEEMSTAAQQANEQFRRSMTGASDTETCIERLSTVGEGLFAAIGVIGKEVESTLDVVKTATSRAAATSERVDTMAALAEDVAETIGLINDIARQTRMLALNATIEAVRAGDAGRGFAVVASEIKQLAHQTAVATDTISARIASMRETTQSTVAALRVLVDTIAMTDTASGRIATALHDQETLATEVSGSLGQMRESVFGLSREIREAAQIAANSGMLSDLVLDTANQVDGLMINLRDQLRTVGAGMIPAQADPDAGPLAAAPVQVAPHQKDVTECR; encoded by the coding sequence ATGACGCCTATGGAACGACACGGCACGGCGGGGCGGCGCTTCGCTTCCGCCGGCCCTGTCCTGTCTGTTCTCGTCGCCGCTGCTGCCGTGGCGTCGCTTGCCGTGGTGCTGGCGGCCGGGCATCCGTCCGTCGTGCGGGCGCTCGGCATCGTCTCTGCCCTGCTCTGTGTCGCGGCGCTGGTCCCGGCCTTGCGCGCCCGCCGTCCGGACGGTGCGGTCCCTGCTCCGTCGGCCAGGATACAGCCGCCTTCGTCTTCCGCCCCGTCCCTGCCCGACCTGTCCCTCCCCGGCCGGCCCCTGGTTCCGGTCCTGGGGCCGACAGGGGGGCCGGTGCCCGCGGCACGGTTCGAGCCCGGTCCCGCCGGGGGCACCAGCAACGACCTGCAGACGGCCATGGGCCTGTTCGGCTCCGTCATCATGGAGCAGGTCGAGACCTCGGTCACCGCCGTGGTCAAGGAGAACCTGCAGATGCGGGAGATGGCGGAAGAGATGTCCACCGCCGCCCAGCAGGCGAACGAGCAGTTCCGGCGCTCCATGACCGGGGCCAGCGACACCGAGACCTGCATCGAGCGTCTGAGCACCGTGGGCGAAGGGCTGTTCGCCGCCATCGGCGTCATCGGCAAGGAGGTCGAGAGCACGCTGGATGTCGTCAAGACGGCGACCAGCCGGGCGGCAGCCACCAGCGAGCGGGTGGACACCATGGCCGCCCTGGCCGAGGACGTCGCCGAAACCATCGGGCTGATCAACGACATCGCCCGCCAGACCCGCATGCTGGCCCTGAACGCCACGATCGAGGCGGTGCGTGCCGGCGACGCGGGGCGCGGCTTCGCCGTCGTCGCTTCCGAGATCAAGCAGCTCGCGCACCAGACGGCGGTCGCCACCGACACCATTTCCGCCCGTATCGCCTCGATGCGGGAGACGACCCAGTCCACCGTCGCGGCCCTGCGCGTCCTGGTCGATACGATCGCCATGACCGACACCGCCAGCGGCCGCATCGCCACCGCCCTGCACGACCAGGAGACGCTGGCGACGGAAGTGTCGGGCAGCCTCGGCCAGATGCGTGAATCCGTCTTCGGCCTGTCGCGGGAAATCCGCGAGGCCGCCCAGATCGCCGCCAACAGCGGCATGCTCTCCGATCTGGTCCTCGACACCGCCAACCAGGTCGATGGCCTGATGATCAACCTGCGCGACCAGCTCCGCACCGTCGGCGCCGGCATGATTCCGGCACAGGCCGACCCCGACGCCGGCCCCTTGGCCGCGGCGCCTGTGCAGGTCGCGCCCCATCAGAAGGATGTTACCGAATGTCGCTGA
- a CDS encoding response regulator transcription factor, with amino-acid sequence MPYDGAAGVVVHIVDDEPTVLKALRTLLEADGYTCRTYEDGGPFLAAGVGERDCVIADVQLHDMTGIDLLLTLRARGQRNPVLVITGYASVEVAVEAMKAGATDFLTKPFEKAELVGKVRACLAIARLRASETARRRAAAEKLAALSEREVEVLGQVIEGRTNRAIGDVLGISIKTVEAHRARIMEKTGALSLVDLTRLWDTAGPCAAL; translated from the coding sequence ATGCCGTATGATGGCGCTGCCGGTGTGGTCGTCCACATCGTGGACGACGAGCCCACGGTCCTGAAGGCGCTGCGGACGCTTCTCGAAGCCGACGGGTACACCTGCCGGACCTATGAGGATGGTGGGCCGTTCCTCGCGGCCGGGGTCGGGGAGCGCGACTGCGTGATCGCCGATGTGCAGCTCCATGACATGACCGGCATTGATCTGCTGCTCACTCTCCGGGCCCGCGGCCAGCGCAACCCCGTCCTCGTCATCACCGGCTATGCCAGCGTCGAGGTGGCGGTGGAGGCGATGAAGGCGGGGGCCACCGATTTCCTCACCAAGCCGTTCGAGAAGGCGGAACTGGTCGGCAAGGTCCGGGCCTGCCTTGCCATCGCGCGTCTGCGCGCGTCCGAGACGGCGCGCCGCCGTGCCGCCGCGGAGAAGCTCGCCGCGCTGTCGGAACGGGAGGTCGAGGTGCTGGGCCAGGTGATCGAGGGCCGGACCAACCGGGCCATCGGCGACGTGCTGGGCATCAGCATCAAGACGGTCGAGGCGCACCGCGCCCGCATCATGGAGAAGACCGGCGCCCTCTCTCTGGTGGATCTGACCCGCCTCTGGGACACGGCCGGCCCCTGCGCAGCCCTGTAG
- a CDS encoding glycosyltransferase family 2 protein, translating to MTHSSSRAVRPDDGSMLPGSRTAPTIDVIIVNFRSEALIRACVGSLRRYPPATCAVGRILVVDNSSDMSEASLDEKVEILRPGRNLGFGAACNLAAQRSAADLLLFLNPDAEILEGTLDRALAALGEPIPGDTGSGPFPVGIVGVQLVDGCGRVQRTCSRFPRPVTLLGQALGLHLLAPGRFGPFMTDWDHSETRAVDQVMGAVMLMRRSTFLDLDGFDPRFFLYYEDLDLCLRVKAAGQQVLYIADAQARHIGQGSSRTAVALRLHQFLRSRVLYTRKHFGVIPALALAIASATVEPVLRLAQAAARRESPGPVVLGFLGFWRDLPTLFRSRDTAP from the coding sequence ATGACGCATTCCTCCTCCCGTGCCGTGCGGCCGGATGACGGTTCCATGCTGCCTGGGAGCCGCACGGCCCCCACGATCGATGTCATCATCGTCAATTTCCGTTCAGAGGCCCTGATCCGGGCGTGTGTCGGATCGCTTCGCCGGTATCCGCCGGCAACCTGCGCGGTGGGGCGGATCCTTGTCGTGGACAACTCTTCCGACATGTCGGAAGCCAGCCTGGACGAGAAGGTCGAAATCCTGCGTCCGGGGCGGAATCTCGGCTTCGGAGCCGCCTGCAATCTCGCAGCGCAACGCTCGGCTGCCGACCTGCTGCTTTTCCTGAACCCGGATGCGGAAATCCTGGAGGGAACGCTCGACAGGGCGCTGGCCGCCCTGGGAGAGCCCATCCCAGGAGACACCGGCAGCGGCCCGTTCCCCGTCGGGATTGTCGGTGTACAGCTTGTCGACGGCTGCGGCAGGGTCCAGCGCACCTGCTCTCGCTTTCCCCGGCCCGTCACACTTCTGGGGCAGGCTCTTGGCCTGCATCTCCTCGCGCCCGGCCGGTTCGGTCCTTTCATGACCGACTGGGATCATTCGGAGACACGGGCCGTCGATCAGGTGATGGGAGCGGTGATGCTCATGCGTCGCTCCACTTTCCTTGACCTCGACGGCTTCGACCCCCGGTTCTTCCTTTACTACGAAGATCTGGATCTCTGTCTCCGGGTCAAGGCAGCAGGACAGCAAGTTCTCTACATCGCCGATGCGCAGGCCCGTCATATCGGCCAAGGCAGCAGCCGGACGGCGGTGGCCTTGCGCCTGCATCAGTTCCTGCGCAGCCGGGTCCTCTATACGCGAAAACATTTTGGAGTCATTCCAGCGCTCGCCCTTGCCATCGCCAGTGCAACCGTGGAACCTGTGCTGCGACTGGCTCAGGCAGCCGCACGCCGCGAAAGCCCCGGCCCGGTGGTGCTTGGTTTCCTTGGATTCTGGCGTGATCTGCCGACGCTCTTCCGGAGCCGGGACACCGCGCCCTGA
- a CDS encoding type I secretion system permease/ATPase, producing the protein MRTKPKTELTLALKACGGGFAMAGVFSFFINMLMLVSPLYMLQVYDRVLGSRSEATLLMLTIVIIGLLGVMGALELLRSRVLVRISNRIDTRLAERLFEIVYERALRMPQASRSQPLSDLLTLRQFLTGQGLFAFFDAPWAPLYMLVVFLLHPLLGIIAVCGAVILVALAVATEMLTRKPLAQANQEQMLGGQFAETNLRNAEVLEAMGMLPGIRRRWYDRHRKMLTLQAVASDRAGAISSITKFVRISLQSLILGAGAWLAIRHEITPGVMIAASIIVGRALAPVEQAIGTWKLLLQARSSYERLTEMFQKVPPRPQPMPLPAPTGALAVEGLVAVPPGSTVPALRGISFQVEAGEAVGIIGPSAAGKSTLVRMLVGVWPAYAGKIRLDGADIGQWDRTQLGPHIGYLPQDVELFSGTIAENIARFGEVDADKVVTAARMAGVHDLIVRLPQGYDTQIGEGGSVLSGGQRQRVALARALYGDPVLVILDEPNSNLDDEGEAALVRAMAQLRDRGATVLIVAHRPSVLGGVDKILVLRDGAVQMFGPRADVMARFARPATAVQTENVTQLKSGVA; encoded by the coding sequence ATGAGGACTAAGCCTAAAACCGAGCTGACCCTCGCCTTGAAGGCTTGTGGTGGCGGTTTCGCCATGGCCGGCGTGTTCAGTTTCTTCATCAACATGCTGATGCTGGTGTCGCCGCTCTATATGCTCCAGGTCTATGACCGCGTCCTGGGCTCGCGCAGCGAAGCCACGCTGCTCATGCTGACGATTGTCATCATCGGGCTTCTCGGTGTCATGGGAGCCTTGGAGCTTCTCCGTTCCCGTGTCCTGGTCCGGATCAGCAACAGGATCGACACCCGTCTCGCCGAGCGTCTTTTCGAAATTGTCTATGAGCGCGCGCTGCGCATGCCACAGGCCAGCCGCAGCCAGCCGCTCTCGGACCTGCTTACGCTGCGCCAGTTTCTTACGGGACAGGGGCTTTTTGCTTTTTTCGATGCCCCGTGGGCGCCCCTCTACATGCTCGTCGTATTCCTGCTGCATCCTTTGCTGGGGATCATCGCGGTATGCGGCGCCGTGATCCTGGTCGCCCTTGCCGTCGCCACGGAGATGCTGACCCGCAAACCCCTCGCCCAGGCCAACCAGGAACAGATGCTGGGCGGCCAGTTCGCCGAGACGAACCTGCGGAACGCCGAGGTGCTGGAGGCCATGGGCATGCTGCCGGGCATCCGGCGCCGCTGGTATGACCGGCACCGCAAGATGCTGACCTTGCAGGCGGTTGCGAGCGACAGGGCCGGCGCCATCTCATCCATCACGAAGTTCGTGCGCATATCGCTGCAGAGCCTGATCCTGGGCGCCGGCGCATGGCTCGCCATCCGTCACGAGATCACGCCCGGTGTGATGATCGCGGCGTCGATCATCGTCGGGCGGGCTCTCGCCCCTGTCGAGCAGGCGATCGGCACATGGAAGCTGCTGCTGCAGGCCCGCAGCTCCTACGAGCGCCTGACCGAGATGTTCCAGAAGGTTCCGCCGCGTCCGCAGCCCATGCCGCTGCCCGCCCCGACCGGCGCCCTGGCGGTCGAGGGGCTGGTCGCCGTCCCGCCTGGCAGCACGGTTCCTGCCCTGCGGGGGATCAGCTTCCAGGTGGAGGCAGGAGAAGCCGTCGGGATCATCGGGCCGAGCGCGGCAGGAAAATCCACGCTTGTGCGCATGCTCGTCGGCGTCTGGCCTGCCTATGCAGGGAAGATCCGTCTTGATGGCGCCGACATCGGTCAATGGGACCGGACCCAGCTTGGCCCCCACATCGGCTATCTCCCGCAGGATGTCGAGCTGTTTTCAGGGACCATCGCGGAGAACATCGCCCGTTTCGGTGAGGTCGATGCCGACAAGGTCGTCACGGCGGCCCGGATGGCGGGCGTGCATGACCTGATCGTCCGCTTGCCGCAAGGATACGATACGCAGATCGGCGAGGGAGGCAGCGTCCTGTCCGGCGGTCAGAGACAGCGCGTCGCCCTGGCCCGTGCCTTGTATGGAGATCCGGTTCTGGTGATCCTGGATGAACCGAACTCCAATCTGGACGATGAAGGTGAAGCTGCACTTGTCAGGGCCATGGCGCAACTCCGTGACCGTGGTGCGACAGTGCTCATCGTGGCGCACCGCCCGAGTGTTCTTGGCGGCGTTGACAAGATCCTTGTCCTTCGGGATGGAGCGGTACAGATGTTCGGCCCGAGGGCAGATGTCATGGCGCGTTTTGCACGCCCCGCCACCGCGGTCCAGACCGAGAATGTGACCCAGTTGAAGTCGGGAGTCGCATGA